The sequence GCTCCCGATGAGATGGCGCTTCCGGCATTAAATCCAAACCATCCAAACCATAAAAGTCCTGCACCGAGTGCGGTTAGAGCTATTGATGAGGGCTGCATGGAAATTTTCCTAAAACCTTTTCGTTTGCCTATCATTAATGCAAACACCAATCCTGCAATTCCCGAGTTGGTTTCAACAACCAAGCCGCCGGCAAAATCTGCTATACCCATTTTTGCAAGCCATCCGCCGCCCCATACCCAATGTGCAAGCGGTGTATATACAATGGTTGACCAAATAATGCTGAACACCACCCATGAACTGAATTTGACCCTTTCAACAATAGAGCCGCTAATGAGCGCTGTGGTTATAGCAGCAAATGTTAGCTGAAAAGCAGCAAAAGCAAGCACAGAAACATGGGTTGAGTCAAACACGATATTTATATTTGTGCTCATTAAGAGATACCTGAGGTTGCCTATTATGCCGTTTATATCTGTTCCAAAAGCTAAGCTAAACTGAAATATGACCCACAAAACACTAACTATTCCATAACTTACAAACGACATGCCCATGGTGTTTAAAACGTTTTTACTTCTCGACATGCCCCCGTAGAACAGTGCAAGCCCCGCTGGCGTCATCATCATAACAAGCGCAGCGGATATTAAAACCCAGGCTGTGTCTCCTGAATTGATACTTGCATTGGAAGCAAAGGCAAGCGAGGGCAGGGCTAAAAATACTAATAAACCCGTCATAATTTTGCTAATAAATTTCATCCAAAACCCCCCTTTGATATTTAGA comes from Hippea maritima DSM 10411 and encodes:
- a CDS encoding ammonium transporter; this translates as MKFISKIMTGLLVFLALPSLAFASNASINSGDTAWVLISAALVMMMTPAGLALFYGGMSRSKNVLNTMGMSFVSYGIVSVLWVIFQFSLAFGTDINGIIGNLRYLLMSTNINIVFDSTHVSVLAFAAFQLTFAAITTALISGSIVERVKFSSWVVFSIIWSTIVYTPLAHWVWGGGWLAKMGIADFAGGLVVETNSGIAGLVFALMIGKRKGFRKISMQPSSIALTALGAGLLWFGWFGFNAGSAISSGALASNAFLTTNTAGAMGAISWMIMDWSIHRHPTILGFVSGAVAGLVAITPAAGFVNNTGAIAIGFIAGLISWVATGYLKYKLGYDDSLDVFGVHGLNGIWGMIAIGLFADPKVNFARGLIYGGSHQIVIQLIGVVATIVFVAIGTFISVKATSILTGGLRVDEEDEIKGLDIAIHTEKGFEL